The following DNA comes from Magnolia sinica isolate HGM2019 chromosome 18, MsV1, whole genome shotgun sequence.
agcatgaatgatgtcggccataccaaggccatgcaatgtgaaatgcaactcaagcatacaaatcctcatctaagtccacatatcaatacagctcaaaatctgaaatatcaccggggtctagtacactccaagccagattgccgccccatcgcgcgcaataaggtgagtggaaaagacctcactattcgcctgccaatatcgggctcggctcgtcaatagcggacccattcctcgagctggtcagactcagcctagcattgccccctactctcgggcgggtaaggtcgtacccccttccaaccgaccacgacacagtggaaagtgcaaccgtctggtaatcggcactcggcgctcatgcacccactcggtctagacgttggagcaacctcttggtaccataagggtttagggactttcacccagggatatctatagcaccccatgtagaacaagatttctagtatccaatcctgccaaccacgatacgcctgtggaggctacggccctgatgtcgctagggcgtacagtaccatatcacacaatgcgaatgcatgaatcacactatccagtcatgcagcagtcctgcgcgtatcgtgcgctcatgtagggcaacaccccctatccgggagcccctaaacaatctgcccgaaggcatatgcgatgatcagtcatttctcatatcaagcatacgtatgatgcatatgatcatgaatcatggaactaaacatgttatatgggatggatgatgttcataacgaagatgggcctagacggcctacacataacacgtacgagcctaacaatgggccctagggaaagtcataatgcggacatttaaccaacactatacttgcaatggggacgtcaaaccgccattgctcccaaggcatagcccgtcgtaaacatcattacataaaccaagttgggatcgtacattgcaatggaccttgggtacatcccattgggccttaaatacatcaaatgggccatatcatatgggccttatattcatcaagtgggccacatcattgggccgcactaatgggccttatgtgcattgcaatgggccataacccgtgggccttagaatgcatcaaatgggcctaatctcatgggccttatgtgtatcaaatgggccacaccaatggggccccaaatgtacatcaaatgggcctcaacccataggccccaatacatcttaatgggccttaaaccatgggcccctaatacatcaaatgggcctcgacccatgggccttacatatatatcaaagtgggcctcaaccatgggccacaagtaaactgagatgggcctcccaccaccagtaaattatatataatataatatataatatatatatatatagtacatacaatattatatataatataatattatatatatgtatatatatatatatatatatatatatatatatatatacacacacgtacacacccacacacgcacgcacacgaacacacccaccgtccctggacggtggggatagagcacaaacatcacagtgggctccaccgtccacctggacggtggtaataaaacacatatcactgtgggctccatgtggggcccaccttaatgttgatACGCCATCccacccgttgataaggtcaggtagacctagatgaagggtaaaaacaaatttcaccctgatccaaaacttctgtggaccgaaaaagggtttcaagggtagagttcaattcacactgtttcctatgatgtgggccacctgagtcttggatggacctgaaatttggagggtggtccactgaccttagggcccaccatatgaatggattggatgacaaataaacatcaaggtggggcccacgactacaGCCGTGGGATCCTGTCCCCCTGCCCATCCGCCCGGACGTGCGCAAGCAGCGCCTGCTGTCTTCCTGACATAGCAATAGTAGCGTTGCTGctgatgttattattattatttttttctgtcTTCTgtagtttttcacaggtggggtccacattttgagaatccactccgtccaatggccctccatggctcaaaacaagcaaaacaagcccaatattgagcctaTTTCGGTGTATAAAAACAACATGGGACAATTCAATGGTAAACCCGctgtttgccatgctatggcctgcctgaaagtctgattggtctcatctttcggctcaacgcctaaaatgagcttggaaaaggaatggacatcgtggattgattacatacatcaaggtagggcctataagagtgggccaccccaaatgcttgttaacaagctaatatttgtgttttccctttttgtccagcgtccagggacgctggacggtttggcagtCCACATgcgttggggtgggccctgcttaggtgggccaccaaatgatggatggtgtgggtactacacatataaggtgggccccacttataaatggtttggataaaatacctacctcatggtggggtccaacctaatgggccacatgaccatattaatataagaagagaaaaaaagaaaaagaaagggaaagggagagatagagagtgggacacgcgtgatggagagaccccggcactatgggccctcccttgcactaaatcatacatcaagtgggtcccattacacataggcccattaaattaaaatccaacggtggagatcccttctccactaaaatagacggtctagatgaccctaggtatgcaaggaaaataaacatcatgatggggtccatggagaatggccccatcatggaatgatcatgatgatccaagtgggccatcggccacatcttagggtccaaagtgagatccaaaccattgatcggttggcctcatttggcccatctaaaaaagattaaaactaccctatcaaagtacccaccgcttgatctttttgctcccttggcttccttagctccttgtgcttctctttgatggaggaagatgagaaatggatggctaggatgggagatctagggatgaaaaggtgggcctcacacatgcatttttctctccatggaagggcttggacgtgaggagttcttgggttgcttggattgtaatttgaaaatgaaggagagatagagttgtaaagagagatgggtgatgtgtgatggagtgatggatgggagagagagggatgggtgtgtaagagactttttgactttagggatttttggtgtaagaaaggtataggcttgtaagatctttttgacttttgtggcttgCTTGAGAAATGGTGaaaggtgatgtatacttgacatgatgggattaatgcgattgattgatgtgacaagtcgtagagattctctcgaaattcgcagacgcggcgttttcctcacaccgaacgctggcccacatctcccaaccagggtatcgcctcggcacacgagtcgtggcattggaaccgcgacgacgacgcggtcgctaagttacaagtcctgggttgagttgactcgggttgacggcatgagaatcagagtcgcgcgtaaataccggttaagggtcgaaggttgctgaaattcgactggaaaaaccgcggaagtttatggaacggtaaagtctaggatacggggcctACACAACTGCTCACAACTATCATAGGCTCAATGTGTTTACAGTCCAAATAACTCAACTGCCAAATCTAAACCATTAATCATGTAAGACGTACGTAATAAAAGCTTACACTGTTCACAATATTACAGTTTGGGCTATACACTTTCAAAACATCTTCCTCTGGCTGAATGCTAGCTGCAGCTGAGCATTTGTTGATGCCATGGGCGATTGCTTCATGCATACAAATGTGTCATGCATGTGTGATATCGAGGTCACGGTTCAGGTGGATCACGCTATGAATGTGCCCTAGCAACAAAATCCACCCAATCTGCAAGTGTTCTGCAAAAATCGCTCATCAACTGGTTGCAAAGTTCCAATCAGTGCACCATCTGGGCCCTATCCCATCGAAGAGGGGGTTCGATCACTGGAGAAAAGGACACCAACAAAATAAATGCGTTAATCTTCACTCCTCACAAGGGGCACGTGGTTTggcatccagaccattggtcatcGATCCCTTCGGTGAATGGAAATTCCCTGAACATACGCTCTCCAGCGATATCCTTGATACGACAATCTTGACCGTTCAGTTTGTGGGAGACAACCAGACGGCTAAAAGGAAACAAATCAAGGTTAACATTCAACTCAATCAGGTCATTACATAGATTGTTTCAGATCTTTCCATCTAAATGGGTTAAAGTACAAATGGCTAATGTTGACCGAACCACAGGCCTGACTGGTCAGAATTGTCCACATATCACGTGATCTTTTATATTCGGCTTCAGGCGCCGGTTCTTCTGGAAGCGCTTGTACTTGTGGAATACTCTACACCTTATCCAATCCATCTGCGAGTAAAAAGCTATTCACCTTCATGTAAATGTTATTCACCCACTCATTGACAATTGCATGCATGGGCCCACCGATGTCGTGTGTAtgccattcaatccattcattaCATGAAACCCACCAAGACGATGGAAAGCCCCAAAATCAGTCTTTTCCAATCAAAGTGGCCACAacccaaaattttttaaattcaCGTGATGATTGGATTAGCCTGATCTTTGGAGCATCCAAACAGTACTaccttgatgaatggtttggattcctCCCAAACTATAATATGCTCTACACATAACACTTATGGAATAAGTTGCGACTCTTGGGGACATTTGGCATGTTTGCAAATAAGAATTTATTAGCTTATTTCTTAAAAATTTAAGCTTTTGGAATATTTAGTAAAAGACTAATTAAGAGGCTTATTTGTGTAGAAATTAGTAAATAAGCTTTGATTTTATAAGTTGAGGATGAGTTATTTTTCGGAAAAGAGTTATTTGACTTAAGCAGGTACACattttttgttgatttttggATAAGTTTGTTAAGAAACTTTTCAAGTAATTTCTATCTTACTACCTTCTTTTTTCTTTGCCATCTCTTCAAagcaggcccacatgatgaacgacccatattgaaggtagggccccacatgatgaatggtccacatcaaaggtgggcccacataatgcacaatCACATCAAAGGTGATCCTTGCATgctagatggcccacatcaaagtatggcctcacatgatggacgatccacaacAAGCGGGCCCAACCTgacagatggtccacatcaaacgtgggacccacatgatggataatggacattgaatgtgggatcatgtgatggaaggttgacattaaaggttggcccacatgatgaatgacccatattgaaggttgggccccacatgatgggaagatccacaacaaaggtgggacctatatgatggatggtggacatcaaaggtgggccccacattatacATGGCTCAGAtcaaaatgtgggcccacatgatgatggactatccacattgaGTGGGCTTCACACGATGGATgaaccacatcaaagtgtggcccctcgtaatggatgatccacatcaagtgggccccacctaatggtgGTCCATATCCAatgtctcacatgatggatgacccatatccatGATCCACATAAATGGTACACCCCACACGATAAATGGTAggtatcaaaagtgggccccacacgatggacaatccattttgaaggtagggcccacaataTGTATACAACAAATGTGGAACCCGTGTAATGGGCGATGGGTAGTAAACATTGAGGGGGCCCAAATAAAGGACATTTAAcatggatggtaggccccacatgatgcatggcttacatcaaagtggaccctcaATGATGAAATGGTCCATATCCAAGacaggccttgcatgatggacgacctacttgaaggtttggctcacacgATGGATGGTACACATTAAAGGTAGGCTCCATATGATAGGCGATCCACATCTAAATATCCAACATAGTGGATGCCCTAATGTCTTAAAACATAAAGATTGTATATAATCATGGAGTATTTTGCCATTTGTGGTAAGGTCTATTTATGGTAagatccaccaaaacaaccatTTACATTACTCTTATAAAAGAGCTttgataatctttaaaaatgatatCAGCTActtcttaagaaaaaaaaaaaaaactctcaattaatttttttgtcaaattagtaattttaaataaatatttttttaattttaaaaaacaaatttTACCACGCAAGCTTACTTAAAACTAGAGGTAGAATAAACAAGGCTCGTTAGGGTAGTTTTTATTTAACAAGCTCGTGTTGAATTAGAGCATAGATGCTAACGAGCACTTTCGTATTGTTTTGATGCGCTGCTAGCCAAAAGACATCAAAGAAATGACAGACCAGGgaaagctataaaaaaaaatgtcttctttaaaaaagaaaagctgactaagaaaaatattaataaattaatttttggTAGAAAAATCATCTCTAATAAATCTATAAATCCCACCGGTGGACAGGTGCTAtgctacagagagagagagagagagagagagagagagagattttggcgTGTTTGGTGTTTGGGTGGAAGAGATGGGATTTTCCAAGGGCAGTGGTTTTGTTTCGGTGTTGGTGTTGGTGTTGGTGGCGTTGGTTTCGGTGGCGGTTGTGTCGGGTCAGGACCTGCCAACGTGCGTGGCGAAGCTTGTACCATGCGCTCAGTACCTGAACTCGACCACGCCCTCCGAAACGTGCTGCTCCTCGATACGGGATGCCATCCAAAACGACTTTGAGTGCCTCTGCAACCTCTTCAACAACCCCGATTTATTCAAATCCCTCAACATCAATATCACGCAAGTCCTTCAAATCCCCAAGCACTGCGGCATCATCACCGATATCAGCCTTTGCGATGGTTTCTTTTATTTCTCacccatttctttttcttttaaaaaaaaataaaaaaaattgatgatccagaccgttcatcttcaTGGTCTAGCGTCGTAAGGGTCACATGGCAACGATCTCGCTCATCGTTGATCTTTTCAACACAACCTTCTGTAGGGACGTTATGAATCTCTGATCACTGAGATTTTTGCCGTTTGGCCTATCTAAGATGGGAGCttctagatgaacggtttagatgatcGCGTGATGAGACAGGGATGACCATCCTTTCCGTTTCGGTTTGCCATTTTCTCGTTCCTTAAATGGCAGGCGACGCATCATCCCTGCTCGTCGCTAAATGCAAGTCGATCCAGGCTGTTCAATTTTGGGCCCTATTATTGATGGTGCATGGTCCGGAAATTTACTGATCTCAGCCGTCTGATATGGTTATAGAATTCGTTTGCTGGCCACTTTCTTCGATGGCCACGTCTTGGACTATGAAGAAAGTGGGCCCACgatttagacggtctggattgacctaTGTTCCAATGTGCTACAAGGCCTAAGCTAGAGAAAATTTTCTgctgattcttttttcttttttttttttgaacagccCCTGCTCCCGCTCCCGCTCCCGCACCAAATGCTCCCGATGGACCTGCAGGTACGATCCTTCCCTCACACACGAGAAATGCTAAGCGACACGTGTGGACGAAGTCCCGTTCGTTCTTATAGTTGACAACGCCTGCCAAAAAATCAGGAAGGTCCGGTCATCAGTTGTGCTCCACGGACGAAAGATTGAAGACTGGAAATTGACCTAGGGCCCACAAAAATCTTATACTTGTGGCGAAGTCATTGACTGGACCAACCTGGTTTTACATCTACACCAAGTACGAAGTGCGTCCCACTAGATAAACGGATCGGATTTCTCAGCCACTCACTAATTGTTTGCGAAGGCGTACGTCCAAAACGAATACACGCGCAGCAAGCCATGCACTACATATCTTTCAAACAGCAACTTTAATAATATGAAATTTTAGGCGATCCATCGCATGTAGCCATTCGTCAAGTGACCAAGGGTCAGCCGTCTGCATTCATATGAATGCGTGGCCGACCTGACTAGTGGAccaggcctgatttttgggcgacGGATATTCGGCCACCTGGCATGTGCATGATGTTCCAGcagttcatcatgtaggtcttaCCCATAACATAACATGCCCTTGCCCGAAAATCAGGTTGGTGCAACTATCAAGTGGGCACACTTGTTTTGAGAAAACACCGACAGTCCATATCCAATGTCCAGGTGTGGCTCACCTGTTGAGAAGGCCAGCCGAAGTTTTTTGGTAGGGATTTTCACGGTGCGATCCACTTGATTAATGGCTCAGATCTTTGCATACAAATGCCAGGTTGGCTTGTCAGGCCAGCGcagaaccattcatctggtgagcTGTGGGCCAGGGTGGAAAATTTCCCTGGAAGGGAAGAAATGCACTATTCAGATTGATGGATCGCTCAAGGGAGCTTCTGAAGAACGCCTCCATACGCATTGGGTCCCACCCTTGACCGGTCTGCATGACTTGCCCCGTGTGAAGTGTCGTGTTTCTGAAGTGCACAGGgtatacaccctgatccatagctcaagtggtagactgagtgaaagatacctcgtttcaacacttacaGGTCTTGATATCGATCCTTAGTGGGGGTCCCTAACCTTGAAGTGCAAGGGAATATGACTAGATCAACACCGTCCGGGCGCAGATTAgagacgcagattagctactgacaggttgacactgagggtctactgtgatgttttaattttatccaaaccgtccatccattttttcatatcattttagaatattggataaaaaacaagacagatccaacgcccaattggaccacaccacaggaagaaaccttcttaaggtcgaccgtgttttttatttgccatccaacctgttgacacgGTCATATACAcctagatgaattgaaaaaacaaatatcatcttgatccaaaacttctgtggtccccaagaatttttcaatggtaggaatatTATCCCCACCTTGTGATCCATTTAAGCCTTTGATCTTCTCCATTTTTGTTTTAATAgtgtaaaatgatatggaaaaatggatggacagtttggat
Coding sequences within:
- the LOC131233384 gene encoding non-specific lipid transfer protein GPI-anchored 9-like, with amino-acid sequence MGFSKGSGFVSVLVLVLVALVSVAVVSGQDLPTCVAKLVPCAQYLNSTTPSETCCSSIRDAIQNDFECLCNLFNNPDLFKSLNINITQVLQIPKHCGIITDISLCDAPAPAPAPAPNAPDGPAGTILPSHTRNAKRHVWTKSRSFL